In one Cyanobacteria bacterium GSL.Bin1 genomic region, the following are encoded:
- a CDS encoding glycine--tRNA ligase subunit beta produces MVSFLLEVGTEELPADFIESAIAQWQTRIPNTLQEQFLTPETIQVYGTPRRLAVVISGLPEKQADREEEIKGPPASAAFKDGEPTKAAQGFAKKQGIAVEDLEIRPTEKGDFVFIKKVITGRKTAEILQELTPDWIFNLEGKRFMRWGDGELRFPRPIRWLVTLLDEQVLSVALENGSETIQGTNRSWGHRVLSPQEIPIPHPENYVETLAEAKITVDPEVRKSAIAQQVQQQAQTEGGYAVLDQDLLTEVTNLVEFPFVITGKFDDEFLNLPPEVITTEMISHQRYFPVWKDKTAKELLPYFITAANGDPKKAEIIIRGNERVIRARLADGQFFYNTDLSKPLADYIPQLDTVTFQEKLGSVGDKVRRIQEYASWVCEQLDVSETEKQQIQRAAQLCKADLVTQMVGEFPELQGIMGEKYALASGEAEIVARAISQHYLPKGAHDDLPDQMVAQVVAISDRADTLVSIFGLGMIPSGSSDPFALRRAANGIISIIWGDNLPLNLQQLLKQGVDHFIQTFGESEHTATLLSQLQDFFLQRIRTLLSEKNIDYDLINAVLGENDEEYTQRALTAVLDVQARAQFLQEIRDNQILDSIYETVNRSTRLAEKGTLDLQTLDPRGVVDPNLFEQNSEKAFYDALIELLPKTQASREKRNYQQLVDGLGEITPTVSTFFDGEDSVLVMAEDPAIQQNRLCLLGLLRNHARVLADFGQIVKSHG; encoded by the coding sequence ATGGTAAGTTTTCTCTTAGAAGTTGGCACCGAAGAACTCCCCGCAGATTTTATCGAAAGCGCGATCGCGCAATGGCAAACTCGCATTCCCAACACGCTACAAGAACAGTTTTTAACCCCGGAAACGATTCAGGTTTATGGAACGCCTCGCCGATTAGCGGTTGTCATTAGCGGATTACCCGAGAAACAAGCGGATCGCGAAGAGGAAATTAAAGGTCCCCCCGCCAGTGCTGCCTTTAAAGACGGCGAACCAACAAAAGCAGCGCAAGGCTTTGCCAAAAAACAAGGGATTGCCGTAGAAGACCTGGAAATTCGCCCCACAGAAAAGGGAGACTTTGTTTTTATTAAAAAAGTCATTACTGGTCGCAAGACTGCCGAAATTTTGCAGGAATTGACCCCAGATTGGATTTTTAACCTGGAAGGGAAACGGTTTATGCGCTGGGGAGATGGGGAGTTACGGTTTCCCCGCCCGATTCGCTGGTTAGTTACGTTACTTGATGAACAAGTCTTGTCTGTCGCTTTAGAAAATGGATCAGAAACCATTCAGGGCACGAATCGATCCTGGGGTCATCGGGTATTATCTCCGCAAGAAATTCCGATTCCTCATCCCGAGAACTATGTAGAGACTTTAGCCGAAGCAAAAATTACCGTTGATCCGGAAGTAAGAAAAAGCGCGATCGCGCAACAAGTGCAACAGCAAGCCCAAACCGAAGGGGGATACGCGGTTCTGGATCAAGACTTACTGACCGAAGTGACCAACTTAGTGGAATTTCCCTTTGTGATCACGGGTAAATTTGATGATGAGTTTCTCAATCTTCCTCCAGAAGTGATCACTACAGAAATGATTAGCCACCAGCGCTATTTCCCAGTCTGGAAAGACAAAACAGCAAAAGAACTCCTCCCCTACTTTATTACGGCTGCTAACGGCGATCCCAAGAAAGCCGAGATCATTATCCGCGGCAATGAACGGGTGATTCGCGCGCGCTTAGCTGATGGTCAATTCTTCTACAATACGGATTTAAGTAAACCTTTAGCCGATTATATTCCCCAACTTGATACAGTTACCTTCCAAGAAAAACTGGGATCAGTGGGAGACAAGGTGAGACGGATTCAAGAATACGCCAGCTGGGTGTGTGAACAGCTAGATGTCTCGGAAACGGAGAAGCAGCAAATTCAACGGGCTGCGCAACTCTGTAAAGCTGATCTAGTCACGCAAATGGTTGGAGAATTTCCAGAACTCCAGGGGATTATGGGGGAAAAATATGCCCTTGCTAGTGGCGAAGCGGAAATTGTTGCTCGTGCCATCTCTCAACATTATCTCCCGAAAGGGGCACATGATGATCTGCCTGACCAAATGGTTGCCCAAGTCGTCGCCATCAGCGATCGCGCAGATACCCTGGTTAGCATTTTTGGCTTAGGAATGATTCCCAGTGGTTCCTCTGATCCGTTTGCCCTCCGTCGCGCCGCCAATGGGATTATTAGCATTATTTGGGGCGACAATCTGCCTTTGAACCTCCAACAACTCCTCAAACAAGGAGTCGATCACTTTATTCAAACTTTTGGCGAAAGTGAACACACTGCAACGTTACTTTCCCAACTTCAAGACTTTTTCTTGCAGCGGATACGTACCCTTTTATCAGAGAAAAATATTGATTATGACCTGATCAATGCAGTTTTAGGCGAAAACGACGAAGAATATACCCAACGGGCATTAACAGCCGTTTTAGATGTCCAAGCCAGGGCACAATTCCTCCAAGAGATCCGCGACAACCAAATCTTAGATTCCATTTACGAGACGGTCAATCGTTCTACTCGCTTAGCAGAAAAAGGAACCCTCGATCTGCAAACGCTTGATCCTCGGGGCGTCGTTGATCCTAATTTATTTGAACAAAACTCCGAAAAAGCTTTTTACGACGCATTAATTGAACTGCTGCCCAAAACCCAAGCTAGCCGTGAAAAACGGAACTATCAGCAACTGGTGGATGGCTTAGGAGAAATTACCCCAACCGTCAGCACTTTCTTTGATGGGGAAGATAGCGTGTTAGTAATGGCAGAAGACCCAGCGATTCAGCAAAATCGTTTGTGTTTATTGGGATTACTGCGCAATCATGCCCGAGTTTTAGCCGATTTTGGGCAAATTGTGAAATCACATGGGTAA
- a CDS encoding site-specific DNA-methyltransferase, whose amino-acid sequence MAQTDKANRNRTITLNEQEKNDYKKKLLTLQQSVPLEQIINQVIQQDIFTVIDQLPNNFIDLLFIDPPYNLSKTFNRSRFQKMTDENYEVWMEQWLQPLVRLLKPTASVYICGDWVSSNAIYRIMSRYFIIRNRITWEREKGRGAKSNWKNCSEDIWFGTVSDQYYFNPEAVKLKKKVIAPYKVNGKPKDWTEEKQGNYRLTHPSNFWSDLTVPFWSMPENTDHPTQKPEKLLAKIILASSQEGDMIFDPFLGVGTTAVVAKKLNRNYSGVEIDLDYACLAQKRLAMAEHNPTIQGYADGVFWERNSLPRQR is encoded by the coding sequence ATGGCACAGACAGACAAAGCAAACCGAAATCGAACGATTACCCTCAACGAACAAGAAAAAAATGACTATAAAAAAAAGTTACTCACACTTCAGCAGTCCGTTCCGTTAGAACAAATTATTAATCAAGTTATTCAGCAAGATATATTTACAGTTATCGATCAACTTCCTAACAATTTTATTGATTTATTATTTATTGATCCGCCTTATAACTTGAGTAAAACCTTTAATCGCAGTCGCTTCCAAAAAATGACGGATGAAAATTATGAAGTCTGGATGGAGCAATGGTTGCAGCCATTGGTAAGACTTTTAAAACCAACTGCATCTGTTTATATTTGCGGGGATTGGGTCTCATCAAACGCAATTTATCGGATCATGTCTCGATATTTTATTATTCGGAATCGGATTACTTGGGAACGAGAAAAAGGACGCGGTGCAAAGTCAAATTGGAAAAACTGTTCTGAGGATATTTGGTTTGGGACAGTTTCGGATCAATATTATTTTAATCCTGAGGCAGTAAAATTGAAAAAGAAAGTGATTGCACCCTATAAAGTGAATGGAAAACCGAAAGATTGGACAGAAGAAAAACAAGGCAATTATCGTTTGACGCATCCTTCTAATTTCTGGTCAGATCTCACAGTTCCCTTTTGGTCAATGCCTGAAAATACTGATCATCCGACACAGAAACCGGAAAAACTCTTAGCAAAAATCATCTTAGCCAGTTCTCAAGAAGGGGATATGATTTTTGACCCCTTTTTAGGCGTGGGAACCACTGCTGTGGTCGCAAAAAAACTAAATCGCAACTACAGTGGGGTAGAAATTGATCTCGACTATGCTTGTTTGGCGCAAAAACGGCTAGCCATGGCAGAACACAATCCAACCATTCAAGGGTATGCCGATGGCGTCTTCTGGGAAAGAAACTCCCTTCCTCGCCAACGTTAA